One region of Deltaproteobacteria bacterium CG11_big_fil_rev_8_21_14_0_20_42_23 genomic DNA includes:
- the hemL gene encoding glutamate-1-semialdehyde-2,1-aminomutase: protein MNFLHSKQHFEAAQHFFPGGVNSPVRAFGAVGGVPPFIVKAKGAHLWDADGNHYIDYVGSWGPAILGHADSDVQAAIINALENGTSFGAPTLQETELAQIICKLLPSIEMLRFVNSGTEACMSAIRLARGYTKRNKIIKCEGCYHGHADSLLVKAGSGAASHGEPTSAGVPATLATDTIVLPYNNLNAFAEVMMQHGSEVAAIIIEPVAGNMGCVPPVLDFLEGLRKLCTQYGTLLIFDEVMTGFRVALGGAQSLYNITPDITCLGKVIGGGLPVGAYGGKREIMRHIAPLGPVYQAGTLSGNPLAMAAGIETLKKISAPKFFEQLISKTQTLTENISAVLTSANIAHQMHRVGSMWSVFFSADEVRNFTDAAACDQARFKSFFHFLLEHGIYIAPSAFESAFMSIAHSDEDIEQTISVIKKWCETHA from the coding sequence ATGAATTTTCTGCATTCGAAACAACACTTTGAAGCGGCTCAACATTTTTTTCCGGGTGGAGTCAATTCGCCGGTTCGCGCGTTTGGCGCTGTGGGTGGTGTTCCGCCGTTTATTGTGAAGGCAAAGGGCGCGCACTTATGGGATGCCGATGGCAACCACTATATAGACTACGTTGGCTCGTGGGGCCCCGCCATTTTGGGGCACGCCGATAGCGATGTGCAAGCGGCCATCATCAACGCCTTGGAAAACGGCACCAGCTTTGGCGCTCCCACCTTGCAAGAAACTGAACTCGCGCAAATAATCTGCAAACTTCTTCCCTCCATCGAAATGCTTCGCTTTGTGAATTCCGGCACCGAAGCCTGCATGAGCGCTATTCGCTTAGCGCGCGGCTACACCAAGCGAAACAAAATCATCAAGTGCGAAGGCTGCTATCACGGCCACGCCGATAGCCTCTTGGTAAAAGCTGGTTCCGGCGCTGCAAGCCACGGCGAGCCTACATCTGCGGGCGTGCCTGCTACACTTGCTACCGACACCATTGTGCTTCCCTACAACAACTTAAACGCCTTCGCCGAAGTGATGATGCAGCACGGAAGCGAAGTTGCCGCTATCATTATTGAACCTGTGGCTGGTAACATGGGTTGTGTTCCGCCCGTTTTAGATTTTTTGGAAGGCCTACGAAAACTTTGCACGCAATATGGAACGCTGCTTATTTTTGATGAAGTGATGACCGGATTTCGCGTTGCCCTTGGTGGAGCTCAAAGTTTATACAACATCACGCCTGACATCACCTGCCTGGGAAAGGTGATTGGCGGCGGACTTCCCGTTGGTGCCTATGGCGGCAAACGCGAAATCATGCGGCACATTGCGCCACTTGGTCCGGTGTATCAAGCTGGAACGCTCTCGGGAAATCCTTTGGCAATGGCGGCTGGCATTGAAACGCTCAAAAAAATAAGTGCTCCCAAATTTTTTGAACAGCTGATCAGCAAAACACAAACGCTCACCGAAAACATCAGCGCTGTGCTCACTTCCGCAAACATCGCACATCAAATGCATCGCGTGGGTTCGATGTGGTCGGTGTTTTTTTCTGCGGATGAAGTGCGCAACTTCACTGATGCCGCGGCTTGCGACCAAGCGCGTTTCAAATCGTTTTTTCATTTTTTACTTGAGCACGGCATTTACATTGCGCCATCAGCTTTTGAATCTGCTTTTATGAGCATCGCTCACAGTGACGAAGATATTGAACAAACGATCAGCGTAATAAAAAAGTGGTGCGAAACGCATGCCTGA